A window of Phaseolus vulgaris cultivar G19833 chromosome 4, P. vulgaris v2.0, whole genome shotgun sequence genomic DNA:
CTGACTGAGCAACAGAAAAGGACCCTTTTGAGTGACTCTCACAAGCTTGAAACTTGACCTGTTTCTTCCTTGGTGGTGTTGGAGGTTTTATGGATGGTTCCAATACCTGAGCCTTTTGTTGCTGGTCTTGCATCAAGCACTTCACGTGCAACCTGGATTTTCTCAACTGGGCATATGCAGTGTAGTTGGGTCCTCTCTCCAATACGAAACTGTCCACTGAGGTGAGTCTCAGAGGAAAAGGGTTGTCAGAAATGGAATTCTGGTTGAGGATCAGTGATATGGGATCAAGGGCATGCAAGAGAGGCTCAAAATTGGGGTTTGGTTGATGGGTTTCAGGCTGTGAGATGTTGCTGTTTGTGTTTGTGTCAGC
This region includes:
- the LOC137836423 gene encoding uncharacterized protein, which translates into the protein MADTNTNSNISQPETHQPNPNFEPLLHALDPISLILNQNSISDNPFPLRLTSVDSFVLERGPNYTAYAQLRKSRLHVKCLMQDQQQKAQVLEPSIKPPTPPRKKQVKFQACESHSKGSFSVAQSVPDFSASLRKENRKPGNALPSMTPPSKSDNGVVLSSRGSKSVSGGEKKKGGGGSVMARKSYACIAELKGLSSATAIAINGEGRGGGRSNKVMGKTVSGHHRKF